The following proteins are co-located in the Parafannyhessea umbonata genome:
- the galE gene encoding UDP-glucose 4-epimerase GalE, with protein sequence MSQKKDPKDTCVLVTGGAGFIGSHTVVELLQDGYQVVVVDDLSNASEKVIDRIDTIVGEEAAQNLTFYKADVNDREAMEAIFDQNDIDRVIHFAGFKAVGESVSKPIEYYTNNLGNTLTLVDVMRNHGCKDIIFSSSATVYGAPDSLPLTEESPKKPATNPYGWTKWMIEQILTDLNTADPEWNVVLLRYFNPIGAHPSGLMGEDPKGIPNNLLPYVAQVAIGKRECVHVFGNDYNTPDGTGVRDYIHVCDLATGHAAALNWMNGRTGVEIFNLGTGRGTSVLEIIKAFGKACGKDLPYQIDPRRPGDVDANYADCSKAKREMGWEAKYTIDDMCRDSWNWQSKNPNGYED encoded by the coding sequence ATGAGCCAGAAGAAGGACCCCAAGGACACCTGCGTGCTCGTCACCGGCGGCGCGGGCTTCATCGGCAGCCACACCGTGGTCGAGCTTCTGCAGGACGGCTACCAGGTCGTCGTGGTGGACGACCTCTCCAACGCAAGCGAGAAGGTCATCGACCGCATCGACACCATCGTCGGCGAGGAGGCGGCCCAGAACCTCACGTTCTACAAGGCGGACGTGAACGACCGCGAGGCCATGGAGGCCATCTTCGACCAGAACGACATCGACCGCGTCATCCACTTCGCCGGCTTCAAGGCCGTGGGCGAGTCCGTCAGCAAGCCCATCGAGTACTACACCAACAACCTGGGCAACACCCTCACGCTCGTGGACGTGATGCGCAACCACGGCTGCAAGGACATCATCTTCAGCAGCTCCGCCACGGTCTACGGCGCGCCCGACAGCCTGCCCCTCACGGAGGAGTCGCCCAAGAAGCCCGCGACCAACCCGTATGGCTGGACCAAGTGGATGATCGAGCAGATCCTGACCGACCTTAACACCGCGGACCCGGAGTGGAACGTCGTGCTGCTCCGCTACTTCAACCCCATCGGCGCGCACCCCTCCGGACTCATGGGCGAGGACCCCAAGGGCATCCCCAATAACCTGCTGCCCTACGTGGCGCAGGTCGCCATCGGCAAGCGCGAGTGCGTGCACGTCTTTGGCAACGACTACAACACGCCCGACGGCACCGGCGTGCGCGACTACATCCACGTGTGCGACCTCGCGACCGGCCACGCGGCAGCCCTCAACTGGATGAACGGCCGCACCGGCGTCGAGATCTTCAACCTGGGCACCGGCCGTGGCACCAGCGTGCTCGAAATCATCAAGGCCTTCGGCAAGGCCTGCGGCAAGGACCTCCCCTACCAGATCGACCCGCGCCGCCCGGGCGACGTCGACGCCAACTACGCCGACTGCTCCAAGGCAAAGCGCGAGATGGGCTGGGAGGCCAAGTACACCATCGACGACATGTGCCGCGACTCCTGGAACTGGCAGTCCAAGAACCCCAACGGCTACGAGGACTAG
- a CDS encoding polyprenyl synthetase family protein, with amino-acid sequence MSQDQTAPAAANPFVTYLARQRPLIEGALAEKCPRPQPDHARAEQADLDRYLYAPLARFTKSGGKRTRPALCLLGAEAVGGRAQDALSVACAIEYFQSAALIHDDIADKSELRRGEPCVYVTEGTGVAVNVGDLALTTVARLVLDDRGLAPDVRLRVLDEVVAMEERTLEGQALDLGWARDGRWDISVDDYLCMASHKTAYYSAAVPLATGAICAGASDAQVDALRAFGMKAGLAFQLQDDLLNLVGDAAAQGKDFRSDVTEGKRTLVAVWALSHLPEGPAAELSQILSSHATDEAQLARAVELMRQSGAIDHTRAFARDLVDEAKSHLSSADFLPEAHKVLLAMADFFVERLG; translated from the coding sequence ATGTCCCAGGACCAGACCGCGCCGGCCGCGGCCAACCCGTTCGTGACCTACCTCGCCAGGCAGCGCCCCCTCATCGAGGGCGCCCTGGCCGAGAAGTGCCCGCGCCCTCAGCCGGATCACGCCCGCGCGGAGCAGGCGGACCTCGACCGCTACCTCTACGCTCCTCTCGCCCGCTTCACCAAGTCGGGCGGCAAGCGCACGCGGCCGGCGCTGTGCCTGCTGGGGGCCGAGGCCGTGGGCGGGCGCGCGCAGGACGCGCTGTCCGTCGCGTGCGCCATCGAGTACTTCCAGTCCGCGGCGCTCATCCACGATGACATCGCGGACAAGAGCGAGCTGCGCCGCGGCGAGCCGTGCGTGTACGTGACGGAGGGCACGGGCGTCGCCGTCAACGTGGGCGACCTCGCGCTCACCACCGTGGCGCGGCTCGTCCTGGACGATCGCGGCCTTGCGCCGGACGTGCGCCTGCGCGTGCTGGACGAGGTCGTCGCCATGGAGGAGCGCACGCTGGAGGGCCAGGCGCTCGACCTTGGCTGGGCGCGCGACGGCCGCTGGGACATCTCCGTGGACGACTACCTGTGCATGGCGAGCCACAAGACGGCCTACTACAGCGCCGCCGTGCCGCTCGCCACGGGCGCCATCTGCGCCGGCGCCTCGGACGCGCAGGTGGACGCCCTGCGCGCGTTTGGCATGAAAGCCGGCCTCGCCTTCCAGCTGCAGGACGACCTGCTGAACCTGGTGGGCGATGCCGCCGCCCAGGGCAAGGACTTCCGAAGCGACGTGACGGAGGGCAAGCGCACGCTCGTCGCAGTCTGGGCGCTATCTCACCTGCCAGAGGGGCCCGCGGCCGAGCTGTCGCAGATCCTCTCGTCCCACGCGACGGACGAGGCCCAACTGGCGCGCGCCGTCGAGCTCATGCGCCAGTCCGGGGCGATCGACCACACCCGCGCCTTCGCGCGCGACCTCGTGGACGAGGCGAAGTCCCACCTCTCGTCTGCGGACTTTTTGCCTGAGGCGCACAAAGTGCTTCTCGCTATGGCAGACTTCTTTGTTGAGCGCCTGGGCTAG
- a CDS encoding peptidoglycan-binding domain-containing protein: protein MEPIREGAVGAAVEDIQERLASLGYKIDAGELGEKSFGPSTATAVGRFRIDQDIPLGSEVDGATWSALVDACYKMGDRTLYLRLPNLHGNDVLELQKCLNILGFSCGKPDGCYGVYTEAAVKQFQESQGMLADGMAFPDTFDAIERLHHVWAGKPAAGPHPMGGMGFARAAGVLESVQISLTAEDPISRNVAGRIWNLASATSEKSGLDIVESVASARPDDDVVIVLGTTDLPEGSKLANLSTDEVETLPQRLRTTVESARANGVRPVVRLELPHGLSYDGTFTVSDAQTFAVMLLDAICSAFNL from the coding sequence ATGGAACCAATCCGAGAGGGCGCCGTCGGCGCCGCTGTCGAAGACATACAAGAGCGCCTCGCATCGCTGGGCTACAAGATCGACGCCGGCGAGCTGGGCGAGAAGAGCTTTGGCCCCTCGACCGCAACGGCGGTCGGGCGCTTCAGGATAGACCAGGACATCCCGCTGGGCAGCGAGGTGGACGGCGCCACGTGGTCCGCTCTGGTGGACGCGTGCTACAAGATGGGCGACCGCACGCTATACCTGCGTCTGCCCAACCTGCACGGCAACGACGTGCTCGAGCTGCAAAAGTGCCTGAACATCCTGGGATTCTCGTGCGGCAAGCCCGACGGCTGCTACGGCGTGTACACGGAGGCCGCCGTGAAGCAGTTCCAGGAGAGCCAGGGCATGCTTGCCGACGGCATGGCGTTCCCGGACACGTTTGACGCCATCGAGCGCCTGCACCACGTGTGGGCCGGCAAGCCCGCGGCGGGCCCACACCCCATGGGCGGCATGGGCTTCGCGCGCGCGGCCGGCGTGCTGGAGAGCGTGCAGATCTCGCTCACCGCGGAGGACCCCATCAGCCGCAACGTCGCGGGACGCATCTGGAACCTCGCCTCGGCCACGAGCGAGAAGAGCGGGCTGGACATTGTGGAGAGCGTCGCCTCTGCCCGCCCGGACGACGACGTGGTGATAGTCCTTGGCACGACGGACCTGCCGGAGGGCAGCAAGCTCGCGAACCTCTCGACCGACGAGGTGGAGACCCTGCCCCAGCGCCTGCGCACCACCGTCGAGAGCGCCCGCGCCAACGGCGTGCGCCCGGTCGTCCGCCTGGAGCTGCCGCACGGCCTGTCCTACGACGGCACGTTCACGGTGAGCGACGCGCAGACGTTCGCCGTCATGCTGCTGGACGCCATCTGCTCCGCGTTCAACCTGTAG
- a CDS encoding ABC transporter ATP-binding protein gives MSDAGPALEFRDIACLCGPRPLFDGFDLAVPRGKVLGVLGPNGCGKSTLLGLADGLGMPARGTVLVGGRPVAGLSARERAGRIALLPQVHRTPSMRVRDLVACGRYAHMGPFGQLGEKDERAVDDALSLMGLQALAHRNARRLSGGERQRAFIAMALAQEADVLLLDEPTTYLDVSAAHELMSLVRRLVAERGTTVVAVLHDIDLALRFCDEVAVLGRERPTRLLAQGSPGAVAGGPALPAAFGVTAVPCEKDGVRAYGLFAAEPPAGMVAEPSAGAPGRP, from the coding sequence ATGAGTGACGCCGGCCCGGCGCTCGAGTTTCGCGACATAGCGTGCCTCTGCGGCCCGCGTCCGCTCTTCGACGGCTTCGACCTCGCGGTTCCCAGGGGGAAGGTGCTTGGCGTCCTTGGCCCCAACGGCTGCGGAAAGTCGACGCTCCTTGGCCTTGCGGACGGCCTTGGGATGCCGGCGCGCGGGACGGTGCTCGTGGGCGGCAGGCCGGTGGCCGGGCTCTCCGCCCGGGAGCGGGCCGGGCGCATCGCGCTTCTGCCGCAGGTGCACAGGACCCCGTCCATGCGGGTAAGGGACCTCGTGGCCTGCGGGCGCTACGCGCACATGGGTCCGTTTGGGCAACTGGGCGAGAAGGACGAGCGTGCCGTGGACGATGCCCTCTCGCTCATGGGGCTCCAGGCGCTGGCGCACCGCAACGCGCGCCGGCTCTCTGGCGGCGAGCGGCAGCGGGCCTTCATCGCGATGGCGCTTGCGCAGGAGGCGGACGTCCTTCTCCTTGACGAGCCGACCACGTACCTCGACGTGAGCGCTGCGCACGAGCTGATGTCGCTCGTGCGGCGCCTTGTGGCCGAGCGAGGCACGACCGTCGTGGCCGTGCTGCATGACATCGACCTGGCCCTGCGCTTCTGCGACGAGGTGGCGGTGCTGGGGCGCGAGCGGCCCACGCGGCTTCTGGCCCAGGGCTCGCCCGGGGCAGTCGCGGGCGGCCCCGCGCTTCCCGCCGCGTTTGGCGTCACGGCCGTGCCGTGCGAGAAGGACGGCGTGCGCGCGTACGGCCTGTTTGCGGCCGAGCCGCCGGCGGGGATGGTGGCGGAACCTTCCGCGGGGGCGCCTGGCAGGCCGTAG
- a CDS encoding FecCD family ABC transporter permease, whose protein sequence is MTEAARSRGGRLPALVLFSLAALLAASLVGLVLGASGVGVADVFALLSGGRLTGTARSILVSIRIPRVLGGLLAGAAFASSGALIQAVLDNPLASPNVIGVNSGAGMAVLLVAALASAGVRVAVPLPVAAFLGALAASGLILAVSSRAGVSRLTVVLAGVAVNAVFGAGMNLVLTVSPNAYVGSSSYLVGGLSGVVLGSLAAPAALIAAGLALALALAARINVLALGRETAHALGVRVGALRAAGLACASLLAGAAVSFCGLIGFVGLMVPHVAKRFVGHDLRRVIPIAALWGATFTVLADVVARTAFAPYELPVGILMALMGGPFFVWLLMRGRGYRDE, encoded by the coding sequence ATGACGGAAGCGGCACGCTCCCGCGGCGGTCGGCTGCCCGCGCTCGTGCTCTTCTCGCTCGCGGCACTGCTTGCCGCGTCCCTCGTCGGCCTCGTGCTCGGCGCGTCCGGCGTCGGCGTCGCGGACGTGTTCGCCCTGCTCTCTGGCGGCCGCCTGACGGGCACCGCACGGAGCATCCTCGTCTCGATCCGCATTCCGCGCGTGCTTGGCGGGCTGCTCGCGGGCGCCGCGTTCGCATCGTCCGGCGCGCTCATTCAGGCCGTGCTCGACAACCCGCTTGCCAGCCCCAACGTCATTGGCGTCAACTCCGGGGCCGGGATGGCGGTCCTTCTCGTCGCGGCGCTCGCGTCGGCGGGCGTGCGCGTCGCCGTGCCCCTGCCCGTGGCGGCGTTTCTGGGGGCGCTTGCCGCGTCGGGGCTGATACTCGCGGTGTCGTCGCGCGCCGGCGTGTCGCGCCTCACGGTCGTGCTTGCGGGCGTCGCGGTGAACGCCGTGTTCGGAGCGGGCATGAACCTCGTGCTCACAGTCTCGCCCAACGCGTACGTCGGCTCGTCCTCCTACCTGGTGGGCGGCCTCTCGGGCGTCGTGCTGGGCAGCCTGGCAGCCCCCGCGGCTCTCATCGCGGCGGGTCTCGCCCTGGCGCTCGCCCTCGCGGCCCGCATCAACGTGCTCGCGCTGGGGCGCGAGACCGCCCACGCGCTTGGCGTGCGCGTGGGGGCGCTCCGAGCCGCCGGCCTGGCGTGCGCGTCGCTGCTTGCGGGTGCCGCCGTCAGCTTCTGCGGCCTCATCGGATTTGTCGGTCTCATGGTCCCGCACGTGGCAAAGCGCTTCGTCGGCCACGACCTGCGCCGGGTCATCCCCATCGCGGCCCTCTGGGGCGCCACGTTCACCGTCCTCGCCGACGTGGTGGCGCGCACGGCGTTCGCGCCGTACGAGCTGCCGGTCGGCATCCTCATGGCGCTCATGGGAGGGCCGTTCTTCGTCTGGCTCCTCATGCGCGGAAGGGGGTATCGCGATGAGTGA
- a CDS encoding ABC transporter substrate-binding protein — translation MMQPSSRRRLLALPLAALLAASLLALPACGSASGAGNDASTSSAASSAAKPGKAKAGKAEKGKAYTFTDDLGRKVTVKRHKRVVACMGSLADAWQLAGGTLVGASDDAFGHYPVDSSKVSGVGRSTSLNLESILALKPDFVIMTGIADGKHSTGVSQADAKSALTEAGVPVAFFKVTTFADYKRMMGTLCAITGRNDLYKKNVTKVGEKIKSAVSRYSVASKSPSVLVVSAFSKGLVVQNSSGMAGAIVKDLGAVNVADEHPSLLSDFSLEAAVEANPDYVLVLAASDDAATAQRYYDQVAGSSSAWQGMDAVKEGRVTMLDAAHFLYKPNADWAESYVLAGKALNK, via the coding sequence ATGATGCAGCCCTCTTCCCGACGTCGCCTTTTGGCCCTGCCGCTCGCGGCCCTTCTTGCGGCGTCGCTTCTTGCCCTGCCCGCCTGTGGCTCGGCTTCCGGCGCGGGCAACGACGCGTCGACGTCGAGCGCCGCGTCCAGTGCGGCGAAGCCTGGCAAGGCAAAGGCCGGCAAGGCCGAGAAGGGCAAGGCGTACACCTTCACGGACGACCTTGGCCGCAAGGTGACCGTCAAGAGACACAAGCGCGTCGTGGCGTGCATGGGAAGCCTTGCCGACGCATGGCAGCTGGCGGGCGGCACCCTCGTCGGCGCCTCGGACGACGCGTTCGGCCACTACCCCGTCGATTCCTCCAAGGTCTCGGGCGTCGGCAGGTCCACCTCGCTCAACCTCGAGAGCATCCTCGCCCTCAAGCCCGACTTCGTCATCATGACCGGCATCGCGGACGGAAAGCACTCGACCGGCGTCTCCCAGGCAGATGCCAAGTCCGCGCTCACCGAGGCCGGCGTGCCCGTCGCGTTCTTCAAGGTGACCACGTTTGCCGACTACAAGCGCATGATGGGCACCCTCTGCGCGATCACCGGCCGCAACGACCTGTACAAGAAGAACGTGACCAAGGTGGGCGAGAAGATCAAGTCTGCCGTCAGCAGGTATTCCGTGGCGAGCAAGTCTCCCTCCGTCCTTGTCGTGAGCGCGTTCTCCAAGGGGCTCGTGGTGCAGAACTCCTCCGGCATGGCCGGCGCCATCGTGAAGGACCTCGGCGCGGTCAACGTGGCCGACGAGCACCCGAGCCTCCTTTCGGACTTCAGTCTCGAGGCTGCCGTCGAGGCCAACCCCGACTACGTCCTCGTCCTCGCGGCAAGCGACGACGCGGCGACCGCCCAGAGGTACTACGACCAGGTGGCCGGTTCCAGCTCTGCCTGGCAGGGGATGGATGCCGTAAAGGAGGGGCGCGTCACGATGCTCGATGCGGCGCACTTCCTGTACAAGCCAAACGCGGACTGGGCCGAGTCCTACGTGCTCGCGGGCAAGGCGCTCAACAAGTAG
- a CDS encoding sirohydrochlorin cobaltochelatase: protein MTRRGLVLASYGTTRQDARRRDIEPLARDLCAAAPGAPFCEAYLSAPVRRMLRRKGVSAPGALGDALAALADAGAERACVQPALIVAGSTLDALLAEASGWEGAFPGGVAVGEPLLSSARDLRDVARAIAEAHPVRPGRALVLVGHGATGGANQPYLALLDELRAQGRADAFLGLLDGAPGVDEVTGGIKAAGLGTATLVPLMLTAGSHVSRQLAAGAPDGWQARLRAAGVEADLDMRGLGSLPAIRTVFLNHARVALRP, encoded by the coding sequence ATGACGCGTAGGGGGCTGGTGCTCGCGAGCTATGGGACGACGCGGCAGGACGCCCGCCGGCGCGACATCGAGCCGCTCGCGCGCGATCTTTGCGCCGCAGCGCCTGGCGCGCCGTTTTGCGAGGCGTACCTCAGCGCGCCCGTGAGGCGCATGCTGCGGCGCAAGGGGGTGTCCGCGCCGGGCGCGCTCGGCGACGCGCTTGCCGCCCTCGCGGACGCCGGCGCGGAGCGCGCCTGCGTGCAGCCCGCGCTAATCGTCGCGGGCTCGACGCTCGACGCCCTTCTCGCCGAGGCCTCTGGCTGGGAGGGCGCCTTCCCCGGCGGCGTCGCCGTCGGCGAGCCGCTCCTGTCGTCCGCGCGCGACCTGCGCGACGTGGCCCGCGCGATCGCAGAGGCGCATCCCGTGCGGCCGGGACGCGCCTTGGTGCTCGTTGGCCACGGCGCAACCGGCGGCGCAAACCAGCCGTACCTTGCCCTGCTTGACGAGCTGCGGGCACAGGGGAGGGCGGACGCGTTTCTCGGCCTGCTCGACGGGGCGCCCGGGGTCGACGAGGTCACCGGTGGCATCAAGGCGGCCGGCCTCGGCACGGCCACGCTCGTGCCCCTCATGCTCACGGCGGGAAGCCACGTGTCGCGCCAGCTTGCGGCCGGCGCGCCAGACGGCTGGCAGGCCCGGCTCCGCGCGGCGGGGGTCGAGGCAGATCTCGACATGCGCGGCCTCGGCTCCCTTCCCGCCATCCGAACGGTATTCTTAAACCACGCGCGCGTGGCCCTGCGGCCATGA
- the glmU gene encoding bifunctional UDP-N-acetylglucosamine diphosphorylase/glucosamine-1-phosphate N-acetyltransferase GlmU, with the protein MPVTAIVLAAGEGTRMKSHHPKVMHKVLDRPLAWWVVNAARQAGIEHIVLVIGNGAQEVRSYFADEKDVEFVEQTQRLGTGHAVRVVRDALGSFDGPVVVLNGDLPLVRPETVRALVDRTRNNHDACTVLTMTPPDVTGYGRVLLDDSGQVQAIIEHKDCTPEQRATLLECNAGAYCFCGERLSANIDKLTNDNVQGEYYLTDMVGIYVGMGEPVTAVHCDDYRELLGVNDRVQLSQVTKIMQRRINEGLMRSGVSMLDPDQVWVGPEATIGMDTVLLPQTIVWGKTVVGEACTIGPNSRLVNATVGDNCIVDETVIVDSAIDDDVNCGPRAYLRGGAHFHKGAKAGTHVEIKGSEVGEGSKVPHLSYIGDARLGKGVNIGGGSITCNYDGKHKSHTEIGDHVFVGSDTMMVAPVTIGDNALVGASSCITKDVPAGALALERSKQTVIEGWADRYWDRLKRED; encoded by the coding sequence ATGCCAGTAACCGCGATCGTCCTCGCCGCCGGCGAGGGAACGCGCATGAAGTCGCACCACCCCAAGGTGATGCACAAGGTGCTGGACCGGCCGCTCGCATGGTGGGTGGTCAACGCGGCGCGCCAGGCCGGGATCGAGCACATCGTGCTCGTCATCGGCAACGGCGCGCAGGAGGTCCGCTCCTATTTCGCGGACGAGAAGGACGTGGAGTTCGTCGAGCAGACGCAGCGCCTTGGCACCGGGCACGCGGTCCGCGTCGTGAGAGACGCGCTCGGCAGCTTCGACGGGCCCGTCGTCGTGCTCAACGGCGACCTGCCGCTCGTCCGCCCGGAGACCGTCCGTGCCCTCGTGGACCGCACGCGCAACAACCACGACGCCTGCACAGTCCTCACCATGACCCCGCCGGACGTCACGGGCTACGGCCGCGTCCTTCTGGACGACTCCGGCCAGGTCCAGGCCATCATCGAGCACAAGGACTGCACGCCGGAGCAGCGCGCCACACTCCTGGAGTGCAACGCCGGAGCGTACTGCTTCTGCGGCGAGCGCCTTTCCGCCAACATCGACAAGCTCACGAACGACAACGTCCAGGGCGAGTACTACCTCACGGACATGGTCGGCATCTACGTGGGCATGGGCGAGCCCGTCACCGCCGTCCACTGCGACGACTACCGGGAGCTCTTGGGCGTGAACGACCGCGTGCAGCTCTCGCAGGTCACCAAGATCATGCAGCGTCGCATCAACGAGGGCCTCATGCGCTCCGGCGTGTCGATGCTCGACCCGGATCAGGTCTGGGTTGGGCCGGAGGCGACCATCGGCATGGACACCGTCCTTCTCCCCCAGACCATCGTCTGGGGCAAGACCGTCGTGGGCGAGGCCTGCACTATCGGCCCCAACAGCCGCCTGGTCAACGCGACCGTGGGCGACAACTGCATCGTGGACGAGACCGTGATCGTGGACTCCGCCATCGACGACGACGTCAACTGCGGCCCGCGCGCCTACCTGCGCGGCGGCGCCCACTTCCACAAGGGCGCGAAGGCCGGCACGCACGTGGAGATCAAGGGATCGGAGGTCGGCGAGGGCTCCAAGGTCCCGCACCTCAGCTACATCGGCGACGCGCGCCTGGGCAAGGGCGTCAACATCGGCGGCGGCTCCATCACCTGCAACTACGACGGCAAGCACAAGAGCCACACGGAGATCGGCGACCACGTGTTCGTGGGGTCCGACACCATGATGGTCGCACCCGTCACCATTGGCGACAACGCGCTCGTGGGCGCAAGCTCGTGCATAACGAAGGACGTTCCGGCTGGTGCCCTCGCGCTGGAGCGCTCGAAGCAGACTGTGATCGAGGGTTGGGCAGACCGCTATTGGGACCGTCTGAAAAGAGAGGACTAG
- a CDS encoding ribose-phosphate diphosphokinase, protein MYEDLCKPLNVEKNIRLYTGTGNPALAQRIANVLHLELSGLMITKFANGEIYARFEETVRGCEVFFVQSIAGKNVNDLLMETLIVADAATRASAASFTAVIPHYGYARQDRKAASREPITARLVANLLEAAGVDRVITLDLHSNQIQGFFDIPVTHLTALYQFGDYFKAKNFDLNNTVVVSPDMGRAKVAKKLSDYLGCEVAIAHKSRPKHNAAEVMGIIGNIKGKTCIVNDDMIDTGGTLVGSIHKLKEMGAGDIYISATHGIFSKQAIQLLEDAPIEECVVTDSIPCAVANTEGSKIKQISVAKELADAIFAVYANFSVSGLAGGNSEM, encoded by the coding sequence ATGTACGAGGACCTTTGCAAGCCCCTTAACGTCGAGAAGAACATCCGCCTCTACACGGGAACCGGCAACCCCGCGCTGGCGCAGCGCATCGCGAACGTGCTTCACCTGGAGCTTTCCGGCCTCATGATCACGAAGTTCGCCAACGGCGAGATCTACGCCCGCTTCGAGGAGACCGTGCGCGGCTGCGAGGTGTTCTTCGTGCAGTCCATCGCCGGCAAGAACGTGAACGACCTGCTGATGGAGACCCTCATCGTGGCCGACGCCGCCACACGCGCCTCCGCGGCCAGCTTCACGGCGGTCATCCCCCACTACGGCTACGCCCGCCAGGACCGCAAGGCCGCCTCGCGCGAGCCCATCACCGCGCGCCTGGTCGCGAACCTGCTCGAGGCCGCCGGCGTGGACCGCGTCATCACGCTCGACCTGCACTCCAACCAGATCCAGGGCTTCTTCGACATCCCGGTCACGCACCTCACCGCGCTGTACCAGTTTGGCGACTACTTCAAGGCCAAGAACTTCGACCTCAACAACACCGTGGTCGTGAGCCCGGACATGGGCCGCGCCAAGGTCGCGAAGAAGCTGTCCGACTACCTGGGCTGCGAGGTCGCCATCGCCCACAAGAGCCGCCCGAAGCACAACGCAGCCGAGGTCATGGGCATCATCGGCAACATCAAGGGCAAGACCTGCATCGTGAACGACGACATGATCGACACGGGCGGCACCCTGGTGGGCTCCATCCACAAGCTGAAGGAGATGGGCGCCGGCGACATCTACATCAGCGCCACGCACGGCATCTTCAGCAAGCAGGCCATCCAGCTGCTCGAGGACGCCCCCATCGAGGAGTGCGTCGTGACGGACTCCATCCCCTGCGCCGTCGCAAACACCGAGGGCTCGAAGATCAAGCAGATCTCCGTGGCCAAGGAGCTGGCGGACGCCATCTTCGCGGTGTACGCGAACTTCTCGGTCAGCGGGCTTGCCGGCGGCAATTCCGAGATGTAG
- a CDS encoding DUF5684 domain-containing protein, with protein sequence MTGLVALFALYATTIALPGFIVWALLVIARWKMFQKAGEAGWKSIIPVYSTYISFKICWGTAPFWALIAMAAFAGAFAGTSAPADYPALGMLVALLYCAIAVVGLVMLYKTSLAFGHGIGMALALLFFPNVATLVLGFGSSRYVGPQA encoded by the coding sequence TTGACCGGCCTCGTCGCACTGTTTGCGCTCTACGCAACCACGATCGCGCTGCCTGGCTTCATCGTGTGGGCGCTGCTGGTGATCGCGCGGTGGAAGATGTTCCAGAAGGCCGGGGAGGCCGGGTGGAAGTCGATCATCCCCGTGTACTCAACCTACATCTCGTTCAAGATCTGCTGGGGCACGGCGCCGTTCTGGGCGCTCATTGCGATGGCGGCGTTTGCCGGGGCGTTTGCCGGCACCAGCGCCCCGGCCGACTACCCCGCGCTCGGCATGCTGGTGGCGCTTCTGTACTGCGCCATCGCGGTGGTGGGGCTCGTGATGCTGTACAAGACGTCTCTCGCGTTTGGGCACGGTATTGGCATGGCGCTCGCGCTGCTGTTCTTCCCCAACGTGGCCACGCTCGTGCTGGGCTTTGGCTCGTCCAGATACGTGGGGCCGCAGGCGTAG
- the pth gene encoding aminoacyl-tRNA hydrolase yields the protein MAQQARPKDVRIICGLGNPGADYAATRHNAGFATVDALAERHGARYWKSEAGCMVARVRMRAPEGTREVILAKPQDFMNTSGGPLSKLLRQERATPQEVLVIHDEVDRPAGAVDVKFGGGLNAHNGLRSIANKLGTRDFARLRFGIGRPPGKMQVADYVLRTLKGSYLQEFELEAQDAASLAERVVERGVQAAANG from the coding sequence ATGGCCCAGCAGGCACGACCGAAGGACGTCCGCATCATCTGCGGGCTGGGAAACCCCGGGGCGGACTACGCCGCCACGCGGCACAACGCGGGCTTCGCCACTGTGGACGCGCTCGCGGAGCGCCACGGCGCCCGCTACTGGAAGAGCGAGGCGGGCTGCATGGTTGCCCGCGTGCGGATGCGTGCGCCCGAAGGGACGCGCGAGGTCATCCTGGCCAAGCCGCAGGACTTCATGAACACGAGCGGCGGCCCGCTTTCCAAACTGCTGCGCCAAGAGAGGGCCACGCCGCAGGAGGTGCTCGTCATCCACGACGAGGTGGACCGTCCCGCCGGGGCCGTCGACGTCAAGTTTGGCGGCGGCCTCAACGCGCACAACGGACTGCGTTCCATCGCCAACAAGCTGGGCACGCGCGACTTTGCCCGGCTGCGCTTTGGCATTGGCCGCCCGCCGGGAAAGATGCAGGTGGCCGACTACGTGCTGCGCACGCTCAAGGGCAGCTACCTGCAGGAGTTCGAGCTCGAGGCGCAGGATGCGGCATCGCTTGCGGAGCGCGTCGTCGAACGCGGGGTGCAGGCCGCGGCCAACGGCTAG